The following are encoded together in the Adhaeribacter arboris genome:
- a CDS encoding AsmA-like C-terminal region-containing protein yields MRLHINYRKAFLIVLLLAVLVSIAFEILARIYSNKAEQFFRTQFSQKSDLALQSFTTSFSAWKHFPGLTFTFENVALVDTSGPAPLQVLAIKQAEVVIPLVQFSWRNIRISRINLEDFVFHQRIDQNGNKIGLRFRQVQNVDTTGRKLLFRIKKLSITNGRFISENLFKRTALSLQIDQTDLRVKRGEQQLEVNGNLLGKINYFGSNRRRLFQNQTFRLEAGYAFNLKTKQGTFQQAKALVNNSVLQIKGSHTRLPSGEGAQLNITVSGYQPVLPIFRQIMPPTALPTLAKMKSNSRVYLICRFNGISGPRLRPRSTIQFQLKNGQIYLPDNKSLLTGVSLVGRLDNGPKHLPETSALTLSNIRAHLGTGFIQMQLSLKNFTQPAFTFQGNGQIDLTTLTQLLPLPLTQAKQGLIAGNLKLSGVFPDSLRRSTPTIFGQGDIKLQKAVFQPAGFSVMWRNVNGNFKFSDKDLRLQNVGGLIDGHPFQIEAAIQNYLPYLFGQPGKLKAKVDFRAEKLHSDWVQGNLYANNSTNTNSEIKKQVSFTPTSKPYVLTGLRAKIKPVKPASSAGQVNRVLLSLLNVASSQLNVRVGTLNLSGKEALRQLRFQVNQLGQRVTLTNMHFVTPDEGKATASGGFKLTKAGIQVPYLKVNLQYDYLNLQTFMQHIAELKDLAPKSNQPLTRTQRRRRAAIRENSFWLQLNASAKRVQYEYLKGSNLILRANINKEEANLTELSLQAFNGQINSHGSMLLRNPGGTYPMRIQAKITGIDLQQVFVVANQMNMDVLKSENVKGKVECHVSFVTHLDKTFSPSLDRTVAYANATFRDMELIEVAPIQNALRFLRKQRTEHLYFDDVTTKFILENNQFITPRLSMNSNLTDFELSGRYIMGGGANLNMDINVLNVLFGNNKKRIEKIQDDSTKTDDNGNMQHLLLTREQEKYKVRLTNRKDRAANNKALREEFNNILQQHRIDTLFTLNREKGVSTHGATNQ; encoded by the coding sequence ATGCGCCTACATATAAATTATAGAAAAGCTTTCCTTATTGTTCTGCTGCTGGCCGTTTTGGTAAGTATTGCCTTTGAAATCCTGGCCCGAATTTATTCGAATAAAGCCGAGCAATTTTTCCGTACACAATTCAGCCAAAAGTCCGATTTAGCTTTACAATCGTTCACTACCTCTTTCTCGGCTTGGAAGCACTTTCCGGGATTAACTTTTACGTTTGAAAACGTTGCTTTAGTCGATACCAGCGGCCCGGCTCCTTTACAAGTGTTAGCCATAAAACAGGCCGAAGTTGTAATACCTCTGGTGCAATTTAGTTGGCGTAATATCCGCATATCCCGGATAAACTTAGAAGATTTTGTTTTTCACCAACGAATCGACCAAAATGGTAATAAAATTGGCTTGCGTTTCCGTCAGGTTCAAAACGTAGATACCACTGGCCGGAAATTACTTTTCAGAATAAAAAAACTAAGCATTACAAATGGCCGGTTTATCAGCGAAAATTTATTTAAAAGAACGGCGCTTTCTCTGCAAATCGATCAGACTGATTTAAGGGTAAAAAGAGGCGAACAACAACTGGAAGTGAATGGAAACTTGCTGGGGAAAATCAACTATTTTGGGTCTAACCGGCGGCGACTATTTCAGAATCAAACTTTTCGTTTAGAGGCCGGATATGCTTTTAATTTAAAAACGAAGCAAGGTACTTTTCAGCAAGCAAAAGCGCTGGTAAATAATAGTGTTTTACAAATAAAAGGATCGCATACCCGTTTACCCTCCGGCGAAGGCGCCCAATTAAATATTACCGTCTCGGGGTATCAGCCGGTATTGCCTATTTTCCGGCAAATTATGCCCCCCACTGCGCTACCAACTTTGGCGAAAATGAAATCTAACAGCCGGGTTTATTTAATTTGCAGGTTTAATGGTATAAGTGGTCCACGTTTGCGCCCTCGCAGTACGATCCAATTTCAATTGAAAAACGGACAGATATATTTACCCGATAATAAAAGTTTATTAACCGGCGTATCGTTGGTGGGCAGGCTCGATAACGGACCTAAACACTTACCTGAAACCAGTGCATTAACGCTATCCAACATTCGGGCCCACCTGGGAACTGGCTTTATTCAAATGCAACTCAGCCTTAAAAATTTTACGCAACCAGCTTTTACCTTCCAGGGAAACGGCCAGATTGATTTAACTACTTTAACTCAATTGCTTCCTTTGCCTTTAACCCAAGCTAAACAAGGTTTAATTGCGGGAAATTTAAAATTGAGTGGCGTATTTCCCGACTCGCTGCGCAGAAGTACGCCCACCATTTTTGGCCAGGGTGATATTAAATTACAAAAAGCTGTTTTTCAGCCGGCCGGGTTCTCCGTAATGTGGCGCAACGTGAATGGCAACTTTAAATTTTCGGATAAAGACCTTCGACTTCAAAATGTTGGCGGCCTTATAGACGGCCATCCTTTTCAAATAGAAGCGGCTATCCAAAACTATTTACCGTATCTGTTCGGTCAACCCGGAAAATTAAAAGCCAAGGTAGATTTTAGAGCGGAAAAATTACATTCTGATTGGGTGCAAGGAAATTTATACGCAAATAATTCTACGAATACCAACTCTGAAATTAAAAAACAGGTATCGTTCACTCCTACCTCCAAACCTTATGTATTAACCGGCTTGCGTGCAAAAATTAAACCCGTAAAACCAGCATCCTCCGCAGGTCAGGTGAACCGGGTACTTTTATCTTTATTAAACGTTGCCAGCTCGCAGCTAAACGTTCGGGTGGGTACCTTAAATTTATCCGGGAAAGAAGCGCTACGGCAGTTGCGATTCCAGGTAAACCAATTGGGGCAGCGGGTAACGCTTACCAACATGCATTTTGTTACGCCGGACGAAGGAAAAGCCACGGCTTCCGGCGGTTTTAAATTAACCAAGGCGGGTATTCAGGTTCCTTATTTAAAAGTTAATTTGCAATACGATTATTTGAACCTGCAAACCTTTATGCAACATATTGCCGAATTAAAGGATTTAGCGCCAAAATCAAATCAGCCTTTAACGAGGACCCAACGCCGCCGCCGGGCCGCTATCCGGGAAAATAGTTTTTGGCTGCAATTAAATGCCAGCGCCAAGCGCGTTCAATACGAATATTTAAAAGGTTCTAACTTAATTCTGCGGGCCAATATTAATAAAGAGGAGGCAAATTTAACGGAACTGAGTCTGCAAGCTTTCAACGGCCAAATAAACAGCCACGGTAGCATGTTGTTACGAAATCCGGGTGGAACCTATCCCATGCGCATTCAGGCAAAAATAACCGGAATTGATCTGCAACAGGTGTTTGTGGTAGCAAATCAAATGAATATGGATGTGTTGAAGAGCGAAAATGTAAAAGGGAAAGTAGAATGCCATGTTTCGTTCGTTACCCATTTAGATAAAACATTCTCTCCGTCGCTGGATAGAACCGTGGCGTACGCGAATGCTACTTTTCGGGATATGGAATTGATTGAGGTGGCTCCCATTCAGAATGCCTTACGTTTTTTGCGTAAGCAACGCACCGAGCATTTGTATTTTGATGATGTTACCACGAAATTTATCCTGGAGAACAATCAGTTTATTACTCCCCGACTGAGCATGAACAGCAACTTAACCGATTTTGAATTAAGCGGCCGATACATTATGGGCGGCGGCGCTAACTTAAATATGGATATAAACGTTTTAAATGTTTTGTTCGGCAATAATAAAAAGCGCATCGAGAAAATCCAGGATGATTCAACTAAAACGGATGATAACGGGAATATGCAACACTTACTTTTAACCCGGGAACAGGAGAAATACAAAGTAAGACTTACCAACCGTAAAGACCGGGCCGCCAATAACAAGGCCTTACGGGAAGAATTTAACAATATTTTGCAGCAGCACCGGATTGATACTTTATTTACCTTGAATCGTGAAAAGGGAGTATCTACCCATGGAGCAACTAACCAGTAA
- a CDS encoding Rossmann-fold NAD(P)-binding domain-containing protein, translated as MRNFTSVADVTNVSALVNETLDLKKNPYAFSQLGKNKTLGLIFLNPSLRTRLSSQKAGQNLGMEVIVMNMDKEGWALETRDGVIMNGTTVEHIREAAAVMGQYFDVLGIRSFPGLQNRDEDYSEDILQKFIKFAQIPVVSLESGTRHPLQSLADLITITEHSTAKPRPKVVLTWAPHVKPLPQAVPNSFAEWMCQADVDFVITHPHGYELAENFTEGATITYNQDEALQNADFIYVKNWSAYHDYGKILTTDSGWLLTNERLRITNQGKVMHCLPVRRDLELSSEILDGPNSLVIPEAANRVYAAQVVLKRILEANF; from the coding sequence ATGAGAAATTTCACTTCGGTAGCCGACGTAACCAATGTATCCGCTTTGGTAAACGAAACGCTGGATCTTAAAAAAAATCCTTATGCTTTTTCGCAATTAGGTAAAAACAAAACTTTAGGATTAATTTTTTTAAATCCCAGCCTCCGCACCCGGTTAAGCTCCCAAAAAGCAGGACAAAATTTGGGGATGGAAGTCATTGTGATGAACATGGATAAGGAAGGTTGGGCTTTAGAAACCCGCGATGGTGTAATAATGAATGGTACTACCGTGGAACATATCCGGGAAGCTGCTGCCGTAATGGGACAATATTTTGACGTATTGGGGATTCGCTCCTTCCCTGGTTTACAAAACCGCGACGAAGATTACAGCGAGGACATCTTACAAAAATTTATCAAATTCGCGCAAATTCCGGTGGTAAGTTTGGAATCGGGAACCCGGCACCCATTGCAGAGCCTGGCGGATTTAATTACCATTACCGAACATAGTACTGCAAAACCGCGCCCTAAAGTAGTGCTTACCTGGGCGCCCCACGTAAAACCTTTGCCCCAAGCCGTACCTAATTCCTTTGCCGAATGGATGTGCCAAGCCGATGTGGATTTTGTAATTACGCACCCTCATGGTTACGAATTGGCCGAAAACTTTACCGAAGGCGCTACCATAACTTATAACCAAGATGAGGCTTTGCAAAATGCCGATTTTATTTATGTGAAGAACTGGTCGGCTTACCACGATTACGGAAAAATTTTAACTACTGATTCAGGTTGGTTGCTTACGAACGAACGTTTAAGAATTACCAATCAAGGGAAAGTAATGCACTGCTTGCCGGTACGCCGGGACCTGGAGCTTTCCAGCGAAATACTGGACGGACCAAATTCTTTGGTTATTCCGGAAGCTGCCAACCGGGTGTACGCTGCCCAGGTAGTTTTAAAAAGAATCTTAGAAGCTAATTTTTAA
- a CDS encoding PAS domain-containing sensor histidine kinase, whose translation MQSLQIDGKFRSLVENTPDTIVIADEFNKIIFSNNKIFSTFGYQPEEVLQQPLNILLPPTYRDIYEVEFSRFIKNYKTGGFNPITEVPGYCKDGTIIPAEISLSVWHENGHTFSSVIIRDISERKKWEHSLESEREFLKGVLDSAEEVIIGCDEKGFINFHNQAARLKHLIPPNQNGLYHYQDRWIEGFHYYHPDGITPMKLEELPLYRALQGEIVKNQEVFFRTEEESYVLVANGRQIVCQEGLKGAVVVIHDITTLRENTGSILQKNQQLLQAYNDLKEAERKLIEANNLLESRVKSRTEELTAKNQKLNYYNKALQKANIDLDNFIHIASHDLKVPIVNMEALLKILNKVVPGENEDALSLIDKLEISMQRMKKSIQAISEVAKVQKQIEYRFETIDLPELLVEITESMAEQIKTENVLLEYDFSEVPAIHFSYINLKSILYNLITNAIKYKAPDRNPQIKIVTHRQLDGVALQVQDNGLGIDLEKNGAKLFTMFSRLHDHVEGSGIGLYIIKRIIENAGGTIEVSSQLGLGSTFTVYFKNQSIQ comes from the coding sequence ATGCAGTCTCTACAAATCGATGGTAAATTCCGGTCTTTAGTAGAAAACACACCTGATACTATTGTTATAGCGGACGAGTTTAACAAAATTATTTTCAGTAATAACAAAATATTCTCCACCTTTGGCTATCAACCGGAAGAAGTATTACAACAACCTTTAAATATACTTTTGCCGCCTACCTACCGGGATATTTACGAGGTTGAGTTTAGCCGCTTTATCAAAAACTACAAAACGGGCGGCTTTAATCCAATTACGGAAGTGCCTGGCTATTGCAAAGATGGTACTATTATACCCGCCGAAATTTCGTTATCCGTTTGGCATGAAAACGGTCATACCTTTTCCTCGGTTATAATCCGGGATATATCGGAACGAAAAAAGTGGGAGCACAGCCTGGAAAGTGAACGGGAATTTCTGAAAGGTGTATTGGACAGCGCCGAAGAAGTAATTATTGGCTGTGACGAAAAGGGTTTTATTAATTTTCATAATCAAGCTGCCCGGCTAAAACATTTAATTCCGCCTAATCAAAACGGACTTTACCATTACCAGGATAGATGGATAGAAGGATTTCATTATTATCATCCGGATGGAATTACGCCCATGAAATTGGAAGAATTACCTTTGTACCGGGCTCTTCAGGGCGAGATAGTTAAAAATCAGGAAGTATTTTTTAGAACGGAAGAAGAATCCTACGTATTAGTGGCCAACGGTCGCCAGATTGTGTGTCAGGAAGGTTTAAAAGGAGCCGTGGTGGTCATTCACGATATTACCACTCTTCGCGAAAACACGGGTAGTATTCTGCAAAAGAACCAGCAGCTACTGCAAGCTTATAATGATCTAAAAGAAGCCGAGAGAAAATTAATTGAAGCCAATAATTTACTCGAAAGCCGGGTGAAATCCCGTACCGAAGAACTTACCGCCAAGAACCAAAAATTAAATTATTACAATAAAGCTTTACAAAAAGCAAACATCGACCTGGATAATTTTATTCATATTGCTTCCCATGATTTAAAAGTACCCATTGTAAACATGGAAGCATTGCTTAAAATTTTAAACAAAGTTGTTCCCGGTGAAAATGAAGATGCTTTAAGCTTAATAGACAAGCTGGAAATATCGATGCAGCGCATGAAAAAATCCATTCAGGCCATTTCAGAAGTTGCCAAGGTTCAAAAACAAATTGAATATCGATTCGAAACCATTGACTTGCCCGAATTACTGGTTGAAATAACCGAAAGTATGGCCGAGCAGATAAAGACAGAAAATGTACTCCTGGAGTACGACTTTTCGGAAGTACCCGCCATTCATTTTTCTTACATTAACCTGAAAAGTATTTTGTATAATCTCATCACCAATGCCATTAAATATAAAGCGCCTGACCGAAATCCTCAGATTAAAATTGTTACTCACCGGCAATTAGATGGCGTAGCTTTGCAAGTACAGGATAATGGGTTAGGAATAGATTTAGAAAAAAACGGCGCTAAACTCTTTACCATGTTCAGCCGGTTGCACGATCACGTAGAAGGTTCCGGAATTGGCTTATACATTATCAAGCGCATTATTGAAAATGCCGGTGGCACCATTGAAGTAAGCAGCCAATTAGGCCTAGGCTCCACCTTTACCGTGTATTTTAAAAATCAGAGCATTCAATAG
- the argB gene encoding acetylglutamate kinase, which translates to METVYIVKIGGNIIDDAGKLKQFLNDFAQIPGSKILIHGGGKIATEISKSLGIQPQLIEGRRITDANSLKVVIMVYAGLINKNIVAQLQAAQCNAIGLTGADGNCIPAKKRQVGAIDYGFVGDIEASQINVENVQMLLQNGFTPVFAPITHDTTGNLLNTNADTIASTLAVALAPYYNVRLIYCFEKKGVLRDVNDEESLIPEISPSTYPELRENGVIAQGMIPKMDNALQALQQGVKAVYISHADDMLIITNQQKPAGTVLHL; encoded by the coding sequence ATGGAAACAGTGTATATCGTTAAAATTGGGGGGAATATTATTGATGATGCCGGTAAACTAAAGCAATTTTTAAATGATTTTGCCCAAATCCCAGGTTCTAAAATCCTCATTCACGGCGGTGGTAAAATTGCGACGGAAATAAGTAAATCTTTAGGTATTCAGCCGCAATTAATAGAGGGCCGCCGGATTACGGATGCGAATTCTTTGAAAGTGGTTATTATGGTATATGCCGGCTTGATTAACAAGAACATTGTGGCGCAGTTGCAGGCGGCGCAATGCAATGCGATTGGTTTAACCGGAGCCGATGGTAATTGTATTCCGGCGAAGAAGAGGCAGGTTGGTGCTATTGATTATGGTTTTGTTGGCGATATTGAAGCCTCCCAAATAAATGTGGAGAACGTGCAAATGCTGCTGCAAAATGGATTTACCCCGGTATTTGCCCCCATTACCCACGATACTACCGGAAATTTACTCAATACCAACGCCGATACCATCGCTTCTACCTTGGCGGTAGCTTTAGCCCCTTATTATAATGTGCGGTTAATCTATTGTTTTGAGAAAAAAGGCGTATTGCGCGATGTGAATGATGAAGAAAGTTTAATTCCGGAAATATCACCCAGTACTTACCCGGAGTTACGCGAAAATGGAGTAATTGCCCAGGGTATGATTCCTAAAATGGATAATGCCTTGCAAGCGTTACAACAGGGCGTGAAAGCTGTTTATATTTCTCACGCTGATGATATGCTAATTATTACCAACCAACAAAAACCAGCGGGCACTGTTTTACATTTATAA
- the argH gene encoding argininosuccinate lyase: MAKNTATKEEVEKFTVGRDRELDVLLAEFDVLGSLAHTQMLESIGLLQTSELKLLQKELKVIYREIKAGQFRIEPGVEDVHSQVELLLTQRLGEAGKKIHSGRSRNDQVLLDLKLFIRSEIQKTVVAVQELFEQLLALSEEHKDKLLPGYTHLQVAMPSSFGLWFGAYAESLVDDLLMLQAAYRISNKNPLGSAAGYGSSFPLNRQLTTDLLGFDSLNYNVVYAQMGRGKTERNVASALASLAATLGKMAMDVCLYLNQNFSFLSLPDNVTTGSSIMPHKKNPDVFEIMRAKCNKLQGLPNEIALIITNLPSGYHRDLQLVKESFLPAFQELKSCLQMATFMLQNLIVKENILDEEKYKYLFSVEMVNNEVLNGVPFREAYRNVGLAIEEGNFNPPRQVNHTHEGSMGNLQNDQIREMMNQTLATFNFEKVQSAIERLVVDYRP, encoded by the coding sequence TTGGCAAAAAATACCGCTACGAAAGAAGAAGTGGAGAAATTTACCGTAGGTCGAGATCGTGAATTGGACGTGCTGCTCGCGGAATTTGATGTATTAGGTTCTTTGGCTCACACTCAAATGTTAGAAAGCATCGGTTTACTACAAACTTCCGAATTAAAGCTTTTGCAAAAGGAGTTAAAAGTAATTTACCGTGAAATAAAGGCAGGTCAATTTAGGATAGAACCGGGCGTAGAAGATGTTCACTCCCAAGTAGAATTATTGCTCACTCAACGTTTAGGTGAGGCCGGAAAAAAAATTCATAGCGGCCGTTCACGCAACGACCAGGTATTACTCGACTTAAAATTATTTATCCGGAGCGAGATTCAGAAAACAGTTGTAGCGGTACAAGAACTGTTCGAACAATTATTGGCTTTAAGCGAGGAACATAAAGATAAACTTTTACCCGGCTACACGCACTTGCAGGTGGCTATGCCGTCGTCGTTTGGATTGTGGTTTGGGGCTTACGCCGAAAGTTTAGTAGATGACTTACTCATGCTGCAAGCTGCTTACCGGATTAGCAATAAAAATCCCTTAGGTTCGGCCGCGGGCTATGGTTCTTCTTTTCCGTTAAACCGGCAACTCACCACCGATTTATTAGGCTTTGACTCTTTAAACTACAACGTGGTTTATGCCCAAATGGGTCGCGGTAAAACCGAGCGCAATGTTGCCTCTGCCCTTGCCTCCTTAGCCGCAACTTTAGGTAAAATGGCGATGGATGTTTGCCTCTACCTGAATCAGAATTTTAGTTTTTTAAGTTTACCCGATAATGTAACTACCGGTTCCAGCATAATGCCGCACAAAAAAAATCCGGATGTATTTGAAATTATGCGGGCCAAGTGCAACAAATTACAAGGTTTACCGAACGAAATTGCGTTAATTATCACCAACTTACCTTCGGGTTACCACCGCGATCTGCAATTGGTAAAAGAAAGTTTTTTACCTGCTTTTCAAGAGTTAAAATCTTGTTTGCAAATGGCCACTTTTATGCTGCAGAACCTGATTGTGAAAGAAAATATTCTGGACGAGGAAAAATATAAATACTTGTTTAGCGTGGAAATGGTAAATAACGAAGTGCTGAACGGAGTGCCTTTCCGGGAAGCCTACCGTAACGTAGGTCTAGCCATAGAAGAAGGTAATTTTAATCCGCCGCGCCAAGTAAATCACACCCACGAAGGCAGCATGGGGAATTTACAAAATGATCAAATACGGGAAATGATGAACCAAACGCTGGCAACTTTTAACTTCGAAAAGGTACAATCAGCCATTGAACGCTTAGTGGTTGATTATAGACCATAG
- a CDS encoding aspartate aminotransferase family protein, translating to MNLFDVYPLFNITPVKAQGSYLWDGTGTKYLDLYGGHAVISIGHSHPHYVQKITEQLAQIGFYSNSVKIPQQEELAEKLGAICGYPDYNLFLINSGAEANENALKVASFYNGRKKVLAFTKAFHGRTSAAVAATPDPSILSPLNANHEVTFLPFNDVDALHNLINPKEICAVIIEGIQGVGGVNIPSPVFLKALRSFCDEHNAVLILDEIQSGYGRSGKFFAHQHSDVAADIITVAKGMGNGFPVAGVLIHPKFQAKHGMLGTTFGGNYLACAAAIAVLDVIKEENLLANATAMGNYLMDNLIKMDGITEVRGQGLMIGVELPDNAASTRKQLLEEYHIFLGSSSNKNTIRILPALNLQKQEADIFLEAFQAVLAKTYAL from the coding sequence ATGAATCTTTTCGACGTATATCCGCTATTTAATATAACTCCGGTGAAAGCTCAAGGTTCTTATCTTTGGGATGGAACGGGTACCAAATATTTAGATTTATACGGAGGCCACGCCGTTATTTCGATTGGCCATAGCCATCCGCACTACGTGCAGAAAATCACCGAGCAACTTGCCCAGATAGGTTTTTATTCTAATTCCGTTAAAATTCCGCAACAGGAGGAATTGGCCGAAAAGTTAGGGGCTATTTGTGGCTACCCCGACTATAATTTATTTTTAATAAACTCGGGAGCCGAAGCGAATGAAAATGCTTTGAAAGTGGCATCATTTTACAACGGCCGTAAAAAAGTGCTAGCTTTTACTAAAGCCTTTCATGGCCGGACTTCGGCCGCGGTAGCCGCTACTCCCGACCCTTCTATTCTATCGCCGCTAAATGCCAACCATGAGGTAACGTTTTTACCTTTTAATGATGTAGATGCCCTGCATAACTTAATAAATCCAAAAGAAATTTGCGCGGTAATTATCGAAGGAATTCAAGGAGTGGGCGGCGTTAACATTCCAAGTCCGGTGTTTTTAAAGGCCTTACGTTCCTTCTGCGATGAGCACAATGCAGTTCTGATATTAGATGAAATTCAATCGGGTTACGGACGTTCCGGTAAATTTTTCGCCCATCAGCATAGCGACGTAGCCGCCGATATCATTACCGTAGCCAAAGGTATGGGGAATGGATTTCCGGTGGCCGGCGTGTTAATACACCCGAAATTCCAGGCAAAACATGGTATGCTGGGCACTACTTTTGGCGGTAATTACCTGGCCTGCGCCGCTGCAATTGCGGTATTGGATGTGATTAAAGAAGAAAATTTACTCGCTAACGCTACCGCGATGGGTAATTACCTGATGGATAATTTAATTAAAATGGACGGCATTACGGAAGTTCGAGGCCAGGGCTTAATGATTGGGGTAGAATTACCCGATAATGCCGCCTCTACCCGCAAGCAACTGCTCGAAGAATATCATATTTTCCTGGGTTCTTCTTCAAATAAAAATACCATCCGTATATTACCGGCTTTAAACCTGCAAAAGCAAGAGGCAGACATTTTCCTGGAAGCTTTTCAGGCGGTACTAGCTAAAACCTACGCACTATGA
- the proC gene encoding pyrroline-5-carboxylate reductase → MTTTNQNTIAILGGGNMGVALAKGLVKSGKYQTNQITITRRNLRALQDLTEQGFQVTDNNSLAVREAKIAVIAVLPQQLDGLLDTIRDEVKTEDHLLISVVSGVSVIDITNRLGKQVQVVRAMPNTAIAIQESMTCLASINASKENLALVKDMFDTVGETIEIHEELMTSATALCACGIAFFLRSIRAASQGGTEIGFHAAEALHMAAQTAKGAAALLLATGNHPEGEIDKVTSPKGCTIAGLNEMEHAGFSSAMIKGIRLSAQKAGDLYPKSN, encoded by the coding sequence ATGACAACTACAAATCAGAATACTATTGCCATTTTAGGTGGCGGCAACATGGGAGTTGCTCTGGCTAAGGGTTTGGTAAAATCCGGAAAATACCAGACCAACCAGATTACCATTACCCGCCGAAATTTACGGGCATTACAAGATTTAACTGAGCAAGGTTTCCAGGTTACCGATAACAATTCGTTAGCAGTGCGGGAAGCTAAAATTGCCGTTATCGCGGTGTTGCCCCAGCAACTAGATGGCCTTTTAGATACTATTAGAGACGAAGTAAAAACCGAGGATCATTTATTAATTTCCGTAGTTTCGGGAGTAAGTGTAATCGATATAACCAATCGCTTGGGCAAGCAGGTACAAGTAGTGCGAGCCATGCCGAATACGGCAATTGCCATTCAGGAATCCATGACTTGCCTGGCTTCGATTAATGCCAGCAAAGAAAATTTAGCTTTGGTTAAGGACATGTTTGATACGGTAGGCGAAACTATTGAAATTCACGAAGAACTCATGACTTCCGCTACGGCTTTATGTGCCTGCGGTATTGCTTTTTTTCTGCGTTCTATCCGGGCTGCTTCCCAAGGAGGTACCGAAATAGGTTTTCATGCAGCTGAAGCTTTGCACATGGCGGCCCAAACCGCCAAAGGTGCCGCCGCTTTATTGCTGGCAACTGGTAACCATCCGGAAGGCGAAATTGATAAAGTAACTTCTCCCAAGGGCTGCACCATCGCCGGATTAAACGAAATGGAACACGCGGGTTTTAGCTCCGCTATGATTAAAGGTATCCGGTTATCGGCGCAGAAGGCCGGAGATTTATATCCTAAGTCTAATTAG
- a CDS encoding M20 family metallo-hydrolase: MPVEELYQQAVVLLKSLIATESFSRQEEHTAEIMHVFLQKHGIETYRELNNVWAFNKHYSPEKPTILLNSHHDTVKPNQGWTKDPFSPLEEDSKLFGLGSNDAGGSLVSLLATFLHFYPQENLSYNLLFAATAEEEISGKNGLELIFPEFGSVEFAIVGEPTQMHLAIAEKGLLVLDCLVHGKSGHAAREEGENAIYKALPDIQWFQNYRFPKESEYLGPVKMSVTIIKAGTQHNVVPDQCEFTVDVRVTDAYTNEEVVEIIKSQVSCEVMPRSVRLKPSRMSKDAPIVQAGIALGRNTYGSPTTSDQALLSIPSLKLGPGDSARSHTADEFIYLAEIKEGIELYIKILNKILYQ, encoded by the coding sequence ATGCCGGTAGAAGAATTATATCAGCAAGCTGTAGTATTGTTAAAATCTTTAATAGCCACAGAATCTTTCAGCCGGCAGGAAGAACATACGGCCGAAATTATGCATGTATTTCTTCAGAAACACGGCATTGAAACTTACCGCGAGCTAAATAATGTATGGGCTTTTAACAAGCACTATAGCCCCGAAAAACCAACTATTCTGCTTAATTCGCACCACGATACGGTAAAACCCAACCAAGGCTGGACCAAAGATCCCTTTTCTCCTCTGGAAGAAGATAGTAAACTATTTGGCTTGGGTAGCAACGATGCCGGGGGCAGCCTGGTATCACTTTTGGCTACTTTTCTGCACTTTTATCCGCAGGAAAATTTAAGCTACAATTTGCTTTTTGCCGCTACTGCCGAAGAAGAAATTTCCGGTAAAAATGGCTTAGAATTAATTTTTCCGGAATTTGGTTCTGTAGAGTTTGCTATAGTGGGAGAACCTACGCAAATGCATTTGGCCATTGCCGAAAAAGGTTTACTTGTTTTAGATTGCCTAGTTCATGGAAAGTCCGGGCACGCTGCCCGCGAAGAAGGGGAAAATGCCATTTATAAAGCCTTACCGGATATTCAATGGTTTCAAAATTACCGGTTCCCCAAGGAATCGGAATATTTGGGGCCGGTAAAAATGAGTGTAACTATAATTAAAGCGGGTACCCAGCACAACGTAGTACCCGACCAATGCGAATTTACCGTGGATGTGCGGGTTACCGATGCGTACACCAACGAAGAAGTTGTAGAAATTATTAAATCTCAGGTATCCTGCGAGGTAATGCCTCGGTCAGTTCGTTTAAAACCGTCGCGCATGAGTAAAGATGCCCCGATTGTGCAGGCGGGTATTGCCCTTGGCCGGAACACCTACGGTTCCCCTACTACCTCCGACCAGGCTTTACTTTCGATACCTTCGCTTAAGCTGGGACCGGGTGATTCTGCCCGTTCGCATACGGCCGACGAATTTATTTACCTTGCTGAAATTAAAGAAGGAATTGAACTATACATTAAAATATTAAATAAAATACTGTATCAGTAG